Below is a window of Thermofilaceae archaeon DNA.
AGCCCTTGCCAGAGCCGCCATTCCCGCTCACGGAGGGGAAGAGCTGGAGCTACTCGACGGGCTTCACGCTCACAATGAACGACGCTAGGTACAGGGGTTGGCTGACGGGGAGGGAGACCGTGGAGGGCTTCGAGAGTGTTAAAGCGCTCGACGGGAGGACGTACTTCTGCGCGCGCGTGAGCATCGAGCTGACGGAGCGATTGACGAGCGGCGGCGTCACGGTGATCACCACAACCCGCGGCTACTACTGGCTCTCCAGCGAAGCTGGAACCGTAAAGCAGAGCACCACGACCTCCAGGAGCTACAGCGGCTACGAGGCCGGTACGAGCAGCCGCGAGCTCATCCTTAAGGAGCTCAGGAGGCCCTAGGTGGGCGTATGGCGGAGCACTTGCGATCCGACAAAGCGAAACTGGAGCGGGACTTGGAGGAGTTAAGGAGGCTAGCTGTCAAGCTGGGCGCTGAGGACGCCAGGCCGATACAGGCCAGCGCAGTGGTCGTGAGGGACTGGGTGCGCTGGAAGTGCCGGTTCGGCTGCGGCGAGTACGGTAGGAGGCTGACGTGCCCACCCTTCAGCCCGACGCCAGAGGAGACTAGGAGGGTGCTCAGCGAGTACGGGGTCGGCTTAATCGTGAGGTTCGGTCCCTGCTTGGAGGCTGGGTACGACGAGGGCGTCAACGTGCACGAGGTCATGTTCCAGCTGGAGCGGGAAGCATTCCTCATGGGCTACTACGCCGCCTTCTCGCTGGCATGCGGCCCCTGCCCGTACTGCGAGGAGTGCAACGTTAAGGAGGGGGTTTGCCGGAACCCGGAGCGCGCCAGGCCCTCGATGGAGGCCTGCGGCATCGACGTCTACGCGACAGCGAGGAACGCGGGCTACGAGCTTAAGGTCGTCACCTCCTACGAGCAGCGGCCAACCTTCTTTGGGCTCCTACTCCTAACGTAGAGTAAACAGAGGCAGC
It encodes the following:
- a CDS encoding DUF2284 domain-containing protein is translated as MAEHLRSDKAKLERDLEELRRLAVKLGAEDARPIQASAVVVRDWVRWKCRFGCGEYGRRLTCPPFSPTPEETRRVLSEYGVGLIVRFGPCLEAGYDEGVNVHEVMFQLEREAFLMGYYAAFSLACGPCPYCEECNVKEGVCRNPERARPSMEACGIDVYATARNAGYELKVVTSYEQRPTFFGLLLLT